A window from uncultured Anaeromusa sp. encodes these proteins:
- a CDS encoding acyl-CoA thioesterase: MSSKKTSSESQLVISEVMMPSQANVAGNIHGGEIMKLMDSTAYAAARRYARSNVVTARVDELEFHLPIFIGDLVICTAQVVFAGKSSMEVAVNVEVEDLECEGRKKALSAYFTMVSLDKKARPNMVPELILETPEEEEAFGEGKRRYEEYKARKKKKG, encoded by the coding sequence ATGAGCAGCAAGAAAACATCCAGTGAATCGCAGTTAGTGATCAGTGAAGTAATGATGCCTAGTCAGGCTAATGTTGCGGGTAATATTCACGGCGGCGAGATTATGAAATTGATGGATTCCACGGCGTATGCCGCGGCCAGGCGTTATGCCCGTTCTAATGTGGTGACGGCCCGCGTGGACGAGTTGGAGTTTCATCTGCCGATTTTTATTGGCGATTTGGTGATTTGTACGGCACAGGTGGTTTTTGCCGGCAAATCTTCTATGGAAGTAGCGGTCAACGTGGAAGTGGAGGACTTGGAGTGCGAGGGCCGCAAGAAGGCGCTCTCCGCTTACTTTACAATGGTTTCCTTGGACAAGAAGGCTCGGCCTAATATGGTGCCGGAGCTGATTTTGGAGACGCCCGAAGAAGAGGAGGCCTTTGGCGAAGGAAAACGCCGCTATGAAGAGTACAAGGCGAGGAAAAAGAAAAAAGGATGA
- a CDS encoding 2-phosphosulfolactate phosphatase produces MKLDVCFRPAEVQGMDLQETLCIVLDIFRATTCMTTGMKNGCKAIIPVLSLEDARQAAQEQDEPVLLAGERQSLRLEGCELGNSPFDYAAEVVDGRVVIATTSNGTVAIKATDGAYRTLIGSFLNASAVCEEAAQAGKDVLVVCAGTDGLFSLEDSLCAGLLLQRLAQLQPEAELTDAARAAMMLYAGAEACLLETAVVSRNGQRLQDLNRMEDVRRCFEIDAVPLVPEYRDGVITCIGNH; encoded by the coding sequence ATGAAACTGGATGTGTGTTTTCGGCCCGCGGAAGTACAGGGCATGGATTTGCAGGAGACGCTCTGTATTGTGCTGGATATTTTCCGGGCGACGACTTGTATGACTACAGGAATGAAAAATGGCTGTAAAGCGATCATTCCGGTGCTTTCCTTGGAAGACGCCCGGCAGGCGGCGCAGGAGCAGGATGAGCCTGTTCTTTTAGCTGGCGAGCGGCAGTCGTTGCGTTTGGAAGGCTGTGAGCTGGGGAATTCTCCCTTCGATTATGCAGCGGAAGTTGTGGACGGACGTGTTGTCATAGCTACAACAAGCAACGGCACAGTAGCTATCAAGGCGACAGACGGCGCGTATCGGACATTGATCGGCTCTTTTTTAAACGCCTCGGCGGTTTGTGAAGAGGCTGCGCAAGCCGGCAAGGATGTGCTTGTAGTTTGCGCCGGTACGGATGGTTTGTTTTCTTTAGAGGATTCCTTGTGCGCCGGACTGCTGTTGCAGCGTCTAGCCCAACTGCAGCCGGAAGCGGAGCTGACTGATGCGGCTCGAGCGGCGATGATGCTATACGCGGGCGCGGAAGCTTGTCTTTTGGAAACGGCGGTTGTCAGCCGCAACGGTCAGCGTCTGCAGGATCTTAACCGCATGGAGGATGTCCGCCGCTGCTTTGAAATTGATGCAGTTCCATTGGTGCCGGAATACCGCGACGGCGTGATAACTTGTATTGGGAACCACTAA
- a CDS encoding PucR family transcriptional regulator ligand-binding domain-containing protein, which translates to MAIRLGRLYKQTRKLYQMELVAGARNLDNLVNWVHMIEDVEVADFLHGSELVFTTGIAQRREGWLNEFVQELVKHNASGLVVNVGPYIKMVPPETSAYCQELGLPLFTVPWNVRLVDVTQDICRRIFQSEQTEMTVSAAFKNAIFFPADSEKYMAQLESHGFSGKNDYCVIVLAGERLGGDESLSLWRFAAENTISRLAEKYSVFKHGGQLVLVLAGLSEAEQELCAERLGALGEKPGYGNIYAGVGRNQSGIMNLARSYQQALAAVQMAKQRHWTKAFYRELGIYKLLLSGEQKMVLQELYEETLGRLAAYDAVHSTDYLEVLRCYLEQDGSVQAVAKLTYVHRNTINYKLKKIRELTGCDLAGSEDRLQLMLALKIKEVLF; encoded by the coding sequence ATGGCGATTCGGTTAGGACGGCTATATAAGCAGACTCGCAAGTTGTATCAGATGGAGCTGGTGGCTGGAGCGCGAAATCTGGATAATTTGGTGAATTGGGTTCATATGATTGAAGATGTGGAAGTAGCGGACTTTCTGCATGGAAGCGAACTCGTATTTACTACGGGGATTGCTCAGCGACGCGAAGGTTGGTTGAATGAATTTGTGCAAGAACTGGTGAAGCACAATGCTAGCGGCTTAGTGGTGAACGTAGGGCCATATATAAAAATGGTTCCGCCGGAAACAAGCGCTTATTGTCAGGAATTGGGTTTGCCTCTTTTTACTGTGCCTTGGAATGTCCGCTTAGTGGATGTGACACAGGACATTTGTCGGCGAATTTTTCAAAGCGAACAGACTGAAATGACAGTTTCTGCAGCGTTTAAAAACGCTATTTTTTTTCCGGCGGACAGCGAGAAATATATGGCGCAGCTGGAAAGCCATGGCTTTTCGGGAAAAAACGATTATTGCGTAATCGTTTTGGCGGGAGAACGGCTTGGCGGCGACGAAAGCCTTTCTCTGTGGCGCTTTGCAGCGGAAAATACGATTAGCCGTCTGGCTGAGAAATATAGCGTATTTAAGCATGGCGGTCAGTTGGTGCTTGTTTTAGCGGGCTTGTCGGAAGCGGAGCAGGAGCTTTGCGCGGAAAGACTGGGGGCGCTTGGCGAAAAACCTGGTTACGGCAATATCTATGCAGGCGTGGGTCGGAATCAAAGCGGAATTATGAATTTAGCGCGCAGCTATCAACAGGCGTTGGCGGCGGTGCAAATGGCTAAGCAGCGCCATTGGACCAAAGCTTTTTATCGAGAGTTGGGAATTTACAAATTACTCTTGTCAGGAGAACAAAAGATGGTGTTGCAGGAGTTGTATGAAGAAACATTAGGACGCCTTGCAGCGTATGATGCGGTGCACAGTACAGATTATCTTGAAGTGCTGCGTTGTTATTTAGAACAAGATGGCAGCGTGCAGGCTGTGGCTAAGCTGACTTATGTTCATCGCAATACCATAAACTATAAGCTCAAGAAAATACGGGAGCTTACAGGCTGTGATTTGGCAGGCAGCGAAGATCGACTGCAGCTAATGTTGGCTTTGAAAATCAAGGAAGTGTTGTTTTAA
- a CDS encoding RNA polymerase sigma factor produces MQEEADLIDKAQAGDREAVNALVALHWQPLYRFLAYKVGDREEAKELSQETWLRLVRALPQYRQNGASFKSFLYRIAGNLVVDHWRKNGRKPVLVELEECKQQLPVEEGPEAWTLRQERQIVLQEVMGELPLEQRQTLEWRLLAGFSVKDTAAALGKSEGAVKMLQLRALEQVRKRLAVRGFLESEEVRK; encoded by the coding sequence GTGCAGGAAGAAGCGGATTTGATTGATAAGGCCCAGGCAGGAGACCGTGAGGCGGTGAACGCCTTAGTGGCGCTGCACTGGCAGCCTTTATACCGTTTTTTGGCCTACAAGGTGGGCGATAGGGAGGAAGCCAAGGAGTTGTCGCAGGAAACCTGGCTGCGCCTTGTACGCGCTTTGCCGCAATATCGGCAGAATGGAGCTTCGTTCAAAAGCTTTTTGTATCGAATTGCAGGCAATTTGGTGGTGGACCATTGGCGCAAGAACGGCCGCAAGCCGGTATTGGTAGAGTTGGAAGAATGCAAGCAGCAGCTGCCGGTTGAAGAGGGGCCGGAAGCTTGGACTTTGCGACAAGAGCGGCAAATCGTTTTGCAAGAAGTGATGGGCGAGCTGCCGTTAGAACAGCGACAGACCCTGGAGTGGCGATTGCTGGCAGGTTTTTCGGTCAAGGACACGGCGGCGGCGCTGGGCAAGTCCGAAGGGGCCGTTAAGATGCTGCAGTTGCGGGCGCTGGAGCAGGTGCGGAAGCGTTTGGCGGTGCGAGGATTTTTAGAATCAGAGGAGGTGAGGAAATGA
- a CDS encoding iron-containing alcohol dehydrogenase: METAMFLCTPKVMHGVGVLSEIAPQLALLGKKPMILIGGGSFRRSGALEALLASVQGDYALFEGVPSDPDVATVEASAKAYVAAGCDYLIAAGGGSVLDAAKAAGLLIANGGDIADYETAVPQKASPPLVAIPTTAGTGSEVTKWTIITDPARKKKMAIGHESLMPALAVLDPELTLSMPPSVTAATGMDALTHAIEAYLSDKATPLSDVWSLAAIKLIAKNLLIAAEEPQNSAARGAMLLGQFCAGLAFNNSSVALVHAMSRPLGAYYGVPHGEANAMLLPIVLEYNQGERQERYAAMAEAMEIGETEAEAVVRYVAGLLERLPLKKRLSDYGVQEEDLPKMARDAYNNGSAKVNPRKPLEMEVFALYKSIY; this comes from the coding sequence ATGGAGACGGCCATGTTTTTGTGTACGCCAAAAGTGATGCACGGCGTAGGCGTGCTGAGTGAGATAGCACCACAACTGGCTCTTCTGGGAAAAAAGCCAATGATTCTAATCGGCGGCGGATCTTTTCGACGCAGCGGTGCGCTGGAGGCCTTGCTTGCCTCAGTGCAAGGAGACTACGCTCTATTTGAGGGAGTTCCTTCCGATCCGGATGTGGCGACGGTAGAGGCGAGTGCTAAGGCGTATGTCGCTGCCGGGTGCGACTATCTCATTGCGGCTGGCGGTGGCAGCGTGTTGGATGCGGCGAAAGCTGCGGGCTTGCTGATTGCCAATGGCGGAGATATCGCGGATTATGAAACGGCAGTTCCACAAAAAGCGAGCCCGCCGTTGGTTGCGATTCCGACGACGGCCGGCACTGGCAGTGAAGTGACGAAATGGACGATTATTACCGATCCGGCGCGGAAGAAGAAAATGGCGATTGGTCATGAAAGCTTGATGCCGGCGTTAGCAGTGCTGGATCCGGAGCTGACGTTATCTATGCCTCCTTCTGTTACGGCTGCGACAGGTATGGATGCGTTGACTCACGCAATTGAAGCGTATCTATCGGATAAGGCGACGCCGTTGAGTGATGTATGGAGTTTAGCGGCAATAAAGCTGATTGCGAAAAATTTGCTCATTGCGGCGGAGGAGCCACAAAACAGCGCGGCCCGAGGAGCCATGCTGTTAGGACAGTTTTGTGCCGGCTTGGCTTTTAATAATTCTTCGGTAGCCTTGGTGCATGCTATGTCTCGACCGTTGGGAGCGTATTATGGAGTTCCGCATGGAGAGGCAAACGCCATGCTATTGCCGATTGTGCTGGAATATAACCAAGGAGAACGGCAAGAACGTTATGCAGCCATGGCTGAGGCGATGGAGATTGGCGAAACAGAGGCTGAGGCGGTTGTGCGGTATGTGGCCGGATTGCTGGAACGATTGCCTTTAAAAAAGAGGTTGAGCGATTACGGGGTGCAAGAAGAAGATTTGCCCAAGATGGCTCGAGATGCTTATAACAACGGCAGTGCCAAAGTAAATCCGCGCAAGCCTTTAGAAATGGAAGTATTCGCTTTATACAAGAGCATTTATTAA
- a CDS encoding MATE family efflux transporter, translating to MKQTFTWKQKLRQLLSVMLPVLITQISLSAMNFFDTTMSGHASRQDLAGVAIGSNLWLPVYTGLTGVLLAVMPMVAQLHGARRPQDMAAVVVQGLYLAGMLAVVTTAAGWLVLPAALQAMGLEAEVQRIAFAFLGAISLGMAPLFAGSVLRCFIDALGYTRITMLVTLGALPINIALNYALIFGHFGFPKLGGVGAGYASAVTYWLILLAAFWVVHRLPPFCRYGIFDKWQAPSPAMWKEQLRLGLPLGTAIFCETSIFGVVAVFMAAFGTLTIAAHQAAINFAGLVYMLPLSMSMALTIVVGFEVGAGRWRDARQYAVLGVAVALVAALFCALGLWAGNEQVAALYTKDESVLQLTREFLLYAAFFQLSDAVAAPIQGILRGYKEVIVPFMVALVSYWGLALPVGMVLSNTSWGPFGYWVGFIVGLAAGAVALALRLRSVQKRMAALGSSQADARVE from the coding sequence ATGAAACAAACCTTTACCTGGAAGCAAAAACTGCGGCAATTGCTGTCGGTAATGCTGCCGGTGCTGATTACCCAGATTTCCTTGAGTGCGATGAATTTCTTTGACACAACCATGTCCGGCCATGCCAGCCGGCAGGATTTGGCTGGCGTAGCCATTGGCAGCAATTTATGGCTCCCTGTCTATACCGGTCTAACGGGTGTTTTGCTGGCGGTTATGCCGATGGTGGCGCAGCTGCATGGCGCCAGGCGTCCCCAAGATATGGCGGCGGTGGTTGTGCAGGGCTTATATCTAGCCGGGATGCTGGCAGTGGTGACAACGGCGGCGGGCTGGCTTGTCCTGCCTGCGGCGTTGCAGGCTATGGGGTTAGAAGCAGAGGTGCAACGGATCGCCTTTGCGTTTTTAGGGGCTATTTCATTAGGCATGGCGCCGTTATTTGCAGGGTCCGTGTTGCGATGTTTTATCGATGCTTTGGGCTATACGCGGATTACCATGCTGGTGACCCTGGGAGCTTTGCCGATCAATATCGCGTTGAACTATGCCTTGATTTTTGGTCATTTCGGGTTTCCCAAGCTGGGAGGCGTAGGGGCCGGTTATGCCTCGGCAGTAACGTATTGGCTTATTTTGCTGGCGGCATTTTGGGTAGTGCACCGGCTGCCTCCTTTTTGCCGGTACGGGATTTTTGACAAATGGCAAGCGCCGTCGCCGGCTATGTGGAAAGAGCAGCTGCGTCTAGGGCTGCCTTTGGGAACGGCGATTTTTTGCGAGACAAGTATTTTTGGCGTTGTCGCGGTATTTATGGCGGCTTTTGGTACGTTGACCATTGCCGCGCATCAGGCGGCCATTAATTTTGCCGGCTTGGTTTATATGTTGCCGCTCAGTATGAGCATGGCCCTGACCATTGTGGTTGGTTTTGAGGTAGGTGCGGGGCGCTGGCGTGATGCTAGGCAGTACGCCGTGTTAGGCGTTGCCGTGGCTCTGGTGGCGGCCTTGTTTTGCGCTTTGGGCCTGTGGGCCGGCAACGAGCAGGTGGCGGCATTGTACACGAAAGATGAAAGCGTACTGCAGTTGACGCGCGAGTTTTTGTTGTATGCGGCGTTTTTTCAGCTTTCCGATGCGGTGGCGGCGCCGATACAGGGGATTTTGCGGGGCTATAAAGAAGTGATTGTACCATTTATGGTGGCCTTGGTTTCTTATTGGGGATTGGCTTTGCCTGTAGGCATGGTATTGTCAAATACTTCGTGGGGTCCCTTTGGCTATTGGGTCGGTTTTATCGTTGGCTTGGCGGCGGGAGCCGTGGCCTTGGCTTTGCGCCTGAGAAGCGTGCAAAAAAGGATGGCTGCTTTGGGGAGCAGTCAAGCGGATGCAAGGGTGGAGTGA